In Turicibacter sanguinis, a genomic segment contains:
- a CDS encoding sugar ABC transporter substrate-binding protein has protein sequence MKKLVSLGLVASLSFAGLVACSGNESETPAETPAGSDTTTEAPAETPATSGEKVEIKLWLDDDDYAAAIEPAIEAAYPNIDIVYEKVGAVDARTKLELDGPAGLGGDVFIQPHDGMSESIISNILLPLGSDMGAMIEERMLEGAVGTVKKDGNYYGVPLATESIALFYNKTLLDEYGFEVATSFETIKEQAAVYNDNAANKFLIRWEPGNSYTNQFFLTAAGFQLYGENHDDASQVNLNTQEVIDGLTFFQSMKEYLPVPYADLNWDTIHGEFIKGNVPYMISGPWSLAEAKTGAEDNGFEFGVTTIPTINGVQGETFSGNIIACVSAYTQHPTEAKQVVDFLASEEGLQIMYDVQGKIPALKDSSVIEGVVEDPYIAGILAQAEYSQPMPILPEMSKYWGAAETMYRSVWEGLATPEEAAAKALDDYNTALQMTE, from the coding sequence CCAGCTGAAACACCAGCAGGTAGTGACACAACGACTGAAGCACCAGCTGAGACACCGGCAACATCAGGTGAAAAAGTAGAGATTAAATTATGGTTAGATGACGATGATTACGCAGCAGCTATTGAACCAGCAATCGAAGCCGCTTACCCAAACATCGATATCGTTTATGAAAAAGTAGGAGCAGTTGATGCTCGTACAAAATTAGAATTAGACGGTCCTGCAGGGTTAGGTGGAGATGTATTCATTCAACCTCATGATGGAATGAGTGAATCAATCATTTCTAATATCTTATTACCATTAGGATCAGATATGGGAGCAATGATTGAAGAGCGCATGTTAGAAGGAGCTGTGGGAACAGTTAAGAAAGATGGTAACTATTATGGTGTTCCATTAGCAACTGAATCAATTGCGTTATTCTATAATAAAACATTATTAGATGAATATGGATTTGAAGTTGCAACTTCTTTTGAAACAATTAAGGAGCAAGCTGCAGTTTACAACGATAATGCAGCAAATAAATTCTTAATTCGTTGGGAACCAGGTAACTCTTATACGAACCAATTCTTCTTAACTGCAGCAGGATTCCAATTATATGGTGAAAATCATGATGATGCTTCTCAAGTTAACTTAAATACTCAAGAAGTTATCGATGGTTTAACATTCTTCCAATCAATGAAAGAATATTTACCAGTCCCATATGCAGATTTAAATTGGGATACTATCCATGGTGAGTTTATTAAAGGAAACGTTCCTTACATGATCTCTGGACCTTGGTCATTAGCTGAAGCAAAAACTGGAGCTGAAGACAATGGATTTGAATTCGGGGTAACAACTATCCCAACAATCAATGGTGTTCAAGGGGAAACATTCTCAGGAAATATCATTGCTTGCGTTAGTGCATACACACAACACCCAACAGAAGCTAAACAAGTGGTTGACTTCTTAGCATCTGAAGAAGGATTACAAATTATGTATGATGTTCAAGGTAAAATCCCAGCATTAAAAGATTCATCTGTTATTGAAGGTGTAGTAGAAGATCCATATATCGCTGGAATTTTAGCTCAAGCTGAATACTCTCAACCAATGCCAATCTTACCAGAAATGTCAAAATACTGGGGTGCAGCTGAAACAATGTATCGTTCAGTATGGGAAGGTTTAGCAACTCCTGAAGAAGCAGCTGCTAAAGCTTTAGACGATTACAATACTGCATTACAAATGACTGAATAG
- the rbr gene encoding rubrerythrin, translating into MDSLVSGETLKNLKGTKTEQNLKNAFAGESQARNKYTFYAEVAKDEGYEQIAAFFTETAGNEKEHAEMWYKLLHDGGLGTTKDNLKIAAFGETGESEDMYPDYAKIAKEEGLPEIAALFEGVAKIENGHSIRYSKLLNNLENNQVFEKKNPVVWECRNCGHRQVGKEAPDYCPVCGYPKSYFQMPCHNY; encoded by the coding sequence ATGGATTCTTTAGTGTCAGGTGAAACATTGAAAAATTTAAAAGGGACGAAGACGGAACAAAATTTAAAAAATGCCTTTGCAGGGGAGTCACAAGCAAGAAATAAATATACATTTTATGCAGAAGTTGCAAAGGATGAAGGATATGAACAAATTGCAGCCTTCTTTACAGAAACAGCAGGAAATGAAAAAGAACATGCCGAGATGTGGTATAAACTTTTACATGATGGTGGGTTAGGAACAACAAAAGATAATTTAAAAATAGCAGCCTTTGGAGAAACCGGAGAATCAGAGGATATGTACCCTGATTACGCAAAAATTGCCAAAGAAGAAGGGTTGCCTGAGATTGCTGCTTTATTTGAAGGGGTAGCTAAAATTGAAAATGGACATAGTATTCGTTATTCTAAACTATTAAATAATCTTGAAAATAATCAAGTTTTTGAAAAAAAAAATCCCGTCGTTTGGGAATGCCGAAATTGTGGACATCGTCAAGTTGGTAAAGAAGCTCCAGATTACTGCCCAGTCTGTGGGTATCCAAAAAGCTATTTCCAAATGCCATGCCATAATTATTGA